In the Sulfobacillus thermosulfidooxidans DSM 9293 genome, TCGGCTTTGTATTTGGTGTGAGGGTGGATGCTTCCGGGCTTGGCCAAAACCTGACCCCGTTCAACCTCATCTTTATCCACACCACGCAACAAACATCCGATGTTGTCTCCGGCCACAGCCTGGTCCAAGGTCTTGCGGAACATTTCGACGCCGGTCACAACCGTCTTCTTTGCTGTGTCCGTCAATCCGACGATTTCAACTTCTTCTCCAACCTTAATGGTTCCCCGTTCCACACGACCGGTAACAACCGTTCCACGTCCGGTGATGGACATGGTGTCCTCAACAGGCATTAAGAAGGGTTTGTTGGTGTCGCGCTCGGGAGTGGGAATGTAGTCGTCAACAGCGTCCATCAAGTCCCAAATCTTACCGCACCATTCACAGTCGCGTTTTCCGCATCCGCATTCTAGGGCTTTTAAGGCGGATCCCGCTACGACGGGAATGTCATCTCCCGGGAATTCATAGCTGCTCAGGAGTTCCCGAACCTCGATCTCGACCAATTCCATCAACTCGGGGTCATCCACCATGTCGGCCTTGTTTAAGAACACAACAATGTTGGGCACACCGACCTGACGAGCTAAGAGAATGTGTTCACGGGTCTGAGGCATAGGACCGTCGGCAGCCGACACTACCAAAATGGCACCGTCCATCTGAGCCGCACCGGTAATCATGTTTTTCACGTAGTCAGCGTGTCCTGGGCAGTCCACGTGTGCATAGTGCCGCTTGTCGGTTTCATACTCGACGTGGGCTGTCGCGATCGTAATTCCGCGTTCACGCTCTTCAGGAGCCTTGTCAATTTGGTCATAGGCCGTAAATTCTGCCTGACCCTGGGTGGATAGGACGCGGGTAATAGCCGCCGTCAAAGTGGTCTTACCGTGGTCAACGTGACCAATTGTACCCACGTTAATGTGGGGCTTTGTGCGCTCGTACTTCTTCTTCGCCATTACTAAATCCTCCTTGAGTTATTTGGCATCCGCCATCTGTTTAGTGCCTCGACTTAATGACCTGCTCGGTCACATGCTTTGGAGCTTCTTCGTAATGAGAAAATTGCATGGTGTAGGTACCGCGCCCTTGAGACCGCGAGCGGAGATCCGTCGCGTAACCAAACATTTCGGCTAAGGGAACATAGCCACGGATGGCTTGCACACCACCGGGTCTAGGCTCCATCCCTTCAATGCGGCCCCGCCGCGAGTTGAGGTCTCCAATCACGTCCCCCATATACTCGTCTGGCACCACAACTTCGACCGCCATGATTGGCTCTAAGAGCACAGGATTGGCTTTTTGAGCAGCCGCCTTAAATCCCATAGATCCAGCAATCTTGAATGCCATTTCGCTGGAGTCGACTTCGTGGTAGGAGCCGTCAAATAGTGTAACACGAACATCCAAGACAGGGTATCCGGCCAACACACCTGACTCCATCGCTTCTTTGACACCAGCTTCTACCGCAGGAATATATTCCTTGGGTACGACACCACCAACAATCTTATTGACAAACTCGAATCCTTGACCGGGCTCTAAGGGCTCCACTTTTAACCACACATGACCATATTGTCCACGACCACCGCTTTGCCGAATGAATTTTCCTTCGGCTTCGACGCTCTTTCGCAAGGTTTCTTTGTACGCTACTTGGGGTTTACCCACATTGGCCTGCACTTTGAATTCGCGGAGTAGACGGTCCACGATAATTTCAAGATGCAGTTCGCCCATCCCAGCGATAATGGTTTGGCCCGTTTCTTGGTCCGTGTACATACGGAACGTTGGATCTTCTTCGGCGAGCTTGGATAAGGCAGTTCCCATTTTGTCCTGGTCGGCCTTGGTTTTGGGCTCGATGGCCACCGAAATAACCGGCTCGGGAAATACCATCGATTCTAAAAGAATCGGCTTTTGCTCATCCGACAAGGTGTCTCCCGTTGTGGTGTCCTTCAGTCCTACCGCCGCCGCAATATCTCCGGCGTACACGGTATCGATTTCTTCACGGTGATTCGCGTGCATTTGCAAAATACGACCAATTCGTTCCCTACGTCCTTTGGTGACATTGTAGACGTACGATCCAGAGGTCAAGGTCCCGGAGTAGACCCGGAAGAATGCCAGTTTACCAACAAAGGGGTCGGACATGATTTTGAAGGCGAGACCCGAGAATGGAGCATCGTCTGAAACTTCGCGATAAATCTCTTCTCCCGTTGCCGGATCATGACCCCGAACGGCACCAATGTCTAAAGGAGACGGAAGATAATCTACGACCGCGTCCAACAGCGGCTGGACACCTTTATTCCGGTAAGACGAACCACACAATACAGGAACCAACTGACTGGAAAGGGTTCCTTTTCGAAGCGCCGCACGGATTTCTTCTTCCGTGAGCTCTTCACCCTCCAGATACTTTTCCATTAGAGCGTCATCCACATCGGCTACCGCTTCTAATAGCATTTGCCGACGCTCATTGCACACCTCTTGTAAATCCTCAGGAATATCGACATATTCCCCACGCGTCCCCAAGTCATCTTCATACAAATAGGCTTGCATCTTGATCAGGTCAACAATGCCTTTGAACTGATCTTCTGCTCCCCATGGCCACTGGATGGCCACGGGATTGGCCCCAAGACGCGTACGGATTTGGCTAACGGTGTTGGCGAAATCCGCTCCAATGATATCCATTTTGTTCACATAAGCGATGCGGGGCACATGGTACTTGTCTGCCTGTCGCCACACCGTTTCGGATTGCGGTTCAACACCACCCTTGGCATCAAAGACAGCAATGGCGCCGTCTAAAACGCGTAAGGATCGTTCCACTTCTACCGTAAAGTCCACGTGGCCGGGCGTGTCAATAATGTTGATCCGGTGGTCCCGCCACGTCGTTGTGGTCGCAGCGGAGGTGATGGTAATTCCACGCTCCTGCTCTTGAACCATCCAGTCCATCGTGGCCGTTCCCTCGTGAACCTCACCGATTTTGTGGGTGCGGTGCGTATAAAACAAAATACGCTCAGTTGTGGTGGTCTTCCCCGCATCAATGTGGGCCATAATCCCGATATTTCGGGTTCGTTCCAAAGGAAACGCTCGAGCCATAACTGGGAAACTCCCTTCTTACCTACTGACCTGCTTTACCAGCGATAATGCGCAAAGGCTTTATTAGCCTCGGCCATGCGGTGGGTTTCGTCAC is a window encoding:
- the fusA gene encoding elongation factor G → MARAFPLERTRNIGIMAHIDAGKTTTTERILFYTHRTHKIGEVHEGTATMDWMVQEQERGITITSAATTTTWRDHRINIIDTPGHVDFTVEVERSLRVLDGAIAVFDAKGGVEPQSETVWRQADKYHVPRIAYVNKMDIIGADFANTVSQIRTRLGANPVAIQWPWGAEDQFKGIVDLIKMQAYLYEDDLGTRGEYVDIPEDLQEVCNERRQMLLEAVADVDDALMEKYLEGEELTEEEIRAALRKGTLSSQLVPVLCGSSYRNKGVQPLLDAVVDYLPSPLDIGAVRGHDPATGEEIYREVSDDAPFSGLAFKIMSDPFVGKLAFFRVYSGTLTSGSYVYNVTKGRRERIGRILQMHANHREEIDTVYAGDIAAAVGLKDTTTGDTLSDEQKPILLESMVFPEPVISVAIEPKTKADQDKMGTALSKLAEEDPTFRMYTDQETGQTIIAGMGELHLEIIVDRLLREFKVQANVGKPQVAYKETLRKSVEAEGKFIRQSGGRGQYGHVWLKVEPLEPGQGFEFVNKIVGGVVPKEYIPAVEAGVKEAMESGVLAGYPVLDVRVTLFDGSYHEVDSSEMAFKIAGSMGFKAAAQKANPVLLEPIMAVEVVVPDEYMGDVIGDLNSRRGRIEGMEPRPGGVQAIRGYVPLAEMFGYATDLRSRSQGRGTYTMQFSHYEEAPKHVTEQVIKSRH
- the tuf gene encoding elongation factor Tu yields the protein MAKKKYERTKPHINVGTIGHVDHGKTTLTAAITRVLSTQGQAEFTAYDQIDKAPEERERGITIATAHVEYETDKRHYAHVDCPGHADYVKNMITGAAQMDGAILVVSAADGPMPQTREHILLARQVGVPNIVVFLNKADMVDDPELMELVEIEVRELLSSYEFPGDDIPVVAGSALKALECGCGKRDCEWCGKIWDLMDAVDDYIPTPERDTNKPFLMPVEDTMSITGRGTVVTGRVERGTIKVGEEVEIVGLTDTAKKTVVTGVEMFRKTLDQAVAGDNIGCLLRGVDKDEVERGQVLAKPGSIHPHTKYKAEVYVLTKEEGGRHTPFFNGYRPQFYFRTTDVTGVVKLPEGVEMVMPGDNIQMEVELIAPIAMEEGLRFAIREGGRTVGAGVVTQILA